One Glycine max cultivar Williams 82 chromosome 4, Glycine_max_v4.0, whole genome shotgun sequence DNA segment encodes these proteins:
- the LOC102666911 gene encoding uncharacterized protein, with the protein MEFRNFDTRCTGELLKHMDRQNEVLMQAYRSMFHELRKLQVEEEMLMRKMHEVMSAHDPTKSADEEEPVAPEAVLATREGERNGKTIAEAQLVGEATWEASETETIKEKLPSLCVEENAEIREGDIDGNPVPMVLGQSTIEKPLKVYTRRPKAQVPKG; encoded by the exons ATGGAATTTCGTAATTTTGACACAAGATGCACTGGGGAGTTATTGAA GCACATGGACAGGCAGAATGAGGTCCTTATGCAAGCATATAGATCCATGTTCCATGAATTGCGGAAACTTCAG GTTGAAGAAGAAATGCTTATGCGCAAGATGCATGAAGTTATGTCAGCTCATGATCCCACTAAAAGT GCAGATGAAGAAGAACCAGTTGCTCCTGAAGCAGTACTAGCAACTAGAGAAGGGGAGCGAAATGGCAAGACAATTGCTGAAGCTCAACTGGTAGGGGAGGCTACTTGGGAGGCATCAGAGACAGAAACGATCAAAGAGAAGCTCCCTTCTCTCTGCGTTGAGGAAAATGCAGAAATTAGAGAGGGTGATATTGATGGGAACCCAGTTCCTATGGTTCTTGGACAGTCTACAATTGAGAAACCTCTTAAGGTCTACACTAGGAGGCCAAAGGCCCAAGTGCCTAAAGGTTAG